The following is a genomic window from Syntrophobacterales bacterium.
TTCCCGCCGGTTTATGGAAACACTTTCTGATAAGCGGCTGGCGGGTTCTGGCGAGTATTTTTATTTCACTTGCAGCCGGCATCCCCCTTGGCCTTTTATTGGGCAGGGAAGATAAATACGACCGTTTTTTTTCGCCGATGCTCTATCTCACCTATCCAATTCCCAAGATAGTTTTTCTGCCGCTGGTTATGGTTATGTTCGGGTTGGGCGATTTGTCGAAAATCTTCCTGATTACGCTGGTGGTTTTTTTCCAGATACTCGTCACAACCCGGGATGCGGCGCGCAACGTCAGCCAGGCGCTGATAATTTCGGTTGTTTCACTGGGGGCAAAGAGGCGAGACCTTTATCGTCATGTCATCTGGCCGGCGATTATTCCGGATGTCTTTACGGCTTTGCGAATCGGTTCCGGAACGGCGATCGCCGTGCTGTTTTTTGCCGAATCGATTGCCAGCAGCGAAGGGCTGGGCTACTATCTGATGGACGCCTGGTCCCGCTATGCCTACCCGGAGATGTTTGCCGGCATCATCGCGATGGGCCTTTTGGGA
Proteins encoded in this region:
- a CDS encoding ABC transporter permease — encoded protein: MKLVKDSADKKTAQIKNLLLQIVSVLILFACWQLLALILDNPALPTPGKAFLVFSEQLPAGLWKHFLISGWRVLASIFISLAAGIPLGLLLGREDKYDRFFSPMLYLTYPIPKIVFLPLVMVMFGLGDLSKIFLITLVVFFQILVTTRDAARNVSQALIISVVSLGAKRRDLYRHVIWPAIIPDVFTALRIGSGTAIAVLFFAESIASSEGLGYYLMDAWSRYAYPEMFAGIIAMGLLGYSLYMGIDVMDKKICRWKRL